TCTAGGTTCATGGCCATGCCTGGTTAGGGATTGGCCTATGGTTGCAGCAGCACTACTTGAAGTAGAAGCATTGTAGTAACTAGCATAGCAGCATAGTGGTGTTCTTGTAGGAGTTTCCGTTTTGTTGAGCCTTTGTAATATGAATTTTATGCTTGCGAAAATATAAAGCATGTGTTGGCTGTCATATTTGTAAAGATGATGTAATATGGAGGATGTACTGTGAATTGGCTAAGTATTAATTTTTTCCACAGGTCATGATCAGGTTGCTATTGAGGTGTGCGCGTTGGTAGGCTTGGTCTTTGGCCTAGGTGTCTTCCGTTGGCCCCTTTGTCGTGCGACAACGGCTGTGCTATTCGGCATCGGCTACAAAATCGCAACAGTGAGCTCCTCCCGCTCATCTCCTTCCTTTGCTCCATTTGATCTGAGCTCGTGTCCACTGAGCCAGGAGCCATTGAGCCACGGGTATGGTGGTCCCTCTGGGTTCATGGCCGTCGTGCAATGGCTATGTCTCTTAGTACCTAGGTTTTTGGTGAAATGATGCCTTGACGGACATACATAACATCCAAGAGATTTATATATGTATTTTTGCTTTGTTGAAATGCATTACTCTATATTTTTCTGTGTGGGTCATGAACCTGACAAGAGATGTTAAGTCTTGTGATGTCATGTACAGCAAACTGGCTTCTTTATTAACAAGATATTATGTGGGTTGGATACCTATGTTTTAGCTTTTTAAGTTGACATACTATTTCTGTGTGGGTCATGAAAACGGGCAAGAGATGAAAATTCTTGTGATGCCTTGTACAACTAATTAGCATCCTTGTGCACAGAATTATATGTCCAGTGGATGTGCATGTTTTAGCTTTATAAGTTGAGATACACTAGTGTATATGTTCTGTGCTGTTTATTGAAGTGACAAGAGCTGTTAATTCCTTCTGTGTGGTTCATGTAACTAACAACAGCTGTTAATTGTTTtgtgtttttttttcgaaaaggggggtctccccggcctctgcatcagagtgatgcatacggcgaacttattaaccaaataaaaaggttccaacaaggttccAAAATCTCGAACTGTAAAAACTAAAAAGAAAGCTCACATAGAGCCATAATGGGCTAGAAACACAAACTAGCCAAgataagacgccacaaccggctggctaaagatagataggtaaactaattgcctatcctattacatgaccgccatccaaaccggttgaagatatcctgagctaccatctcccagcggatagatccagtaaccaaatgctccctggcctccatcggagtgagtagcgaccacgaacggatcacggccgtggctcggaaaataacctgcaaaaagtgaatacgtaatgttctgttaaaaaccaaatcatttctgcatgtccagatagtccacagcaaagcgcaaactccaacacgaatatgtctcgctaagtcaggctcaattccattaagccatgtcccaaataacgtggtgacagaattcggtggattaatattaaaagcaatgtgaaccgtccgccaaaggattctggccaacgggcaatcaagaaagagatgtttgatcgtctcatcccgatcacagaaactacacctggtaggtcctgtccaattacgctttatcaagttgtccttggttaaaataacttgtttatggaccaaccacataaacacttttattttcaaaggaactttgacagcccaaacatgcttggaggtaggaatggagttcgaattaataacatcaatatacattgatttaactgtgaatactccagacctagtcagtttccagcgtaattcatcgggttaaTTGTTTTGTGTGGTTGTTGATGTTTTATACTCGTTTAGATCACTACTGTAGTGATCTGAacaatcttatatttctttacaaagggagtatttCCATAATTCTTCTTTGCTCATGATGTCGTGTATAGCAAATTAGCATCCTTACTGACGAAATTATATATGCCCAATGGATTTGTATGTTTTAGCTTTCTACTAAGTTAAAATGCACCACTATGCATGTTCGGTGTGGCTCATGAAAATTGACAAGAGAAGTAAATTCTTGTGACGTCGTGTACATCAAATTAGCATCCTTATTAACAAAGTCATATATGTCCTATGGATACCTATGGTGTAGGTTTCTAAGTTGCGGTACACTAGTTTTGTGTGGGTCATGACACTACAAGAGATGTAAATTCTTGTGATGTCGTGTGCAGCCAGTTAGCATCCTTATTAACAGAATTGTGCATGTCCAATGGATAAGCATGTTTTAGCCTCCTAAGTTTGAGATACACTCGAATACACATGTTGTGTGTGGTTTGTGTAACTGACAACAGGGGATTTAAATTCCTGCACTGTCCCAGCACAAGAGAGCAAGCTTCTTCCACCCCAAGCGCCCTCCAGCATGCGATGTGAACACTGGAGGTGGCGGTTCAACGGCGTTGGCATCCACAGCAGGCGCGTCAACCGACAAGAACAAGAGCTACGCCGTCCTCGCAGGCACCCTCTCTGGCCTTTGTGCTGAGGTGGTTGCAGTCTCGTCCTTGGTTCTGGTGAGTTTGTGGTCTGCACACTCTCTCCCTTATGCCCCCGAGATTGTCCGGTCGTCGAGTCATTGCTGATTGTGGCTTAGATAGACCTTGTTAAGCAGCAATGAGAAACTTGTGTTCTGAATTCTCTATCAAGGAACAATCATATTTCATTAAAATTTGTGTTGCGGTAGCGGTTTCTTTATGAATTAGAGTCATCCAAGTATGTTGTTATTTTTGCTATTTTAGTTAACAGACTGAATTCCTAGAAGTTTCATATTAATTAGTGCTTCATGTTTGTTTGGGCGTAGTGTTGCTAAATGTTTTTGTTGTAAAAAGACTCAAGATGATATTTCATTCACTATTTAAAGATATTGTTTGGAGTTTGGATAAGACATACTTGAGCAAAGttatgttttttatttatttaaacATTGTGAAATGGATGTAATCCATCAATAGTCTAGTGCGCTTGTGTTGGACTTGTCGGGCCAGACATTGAAAAATAAGACCTTAGTCTTTAAAGGCAAGTGGTGTTGGAACAAAAAAATTTGCTCGGTTAGTTCTGAGGTGCTTATtaggcatatactccctccgttcctaaatatttgtctttctagaaatttcaacaagtgactacatacggagcaaaatgagtgaatctacactctaaaatgtctatatacatccgtatgtggtagtccatttgaaatctctaaaaagacaaatatttaggaatggagggagtatatgctatAGGTGTTTTTGAGATTCATACAGTGTAATTAATAGATTATACTGGAGTTCCTAGGCTGGCTTTTCACTCGTGCGAGTAGGTCAAACAGCACTTACTCATGGGTGGGAGCTTGGTTCACTGTACGGCACCATGCGAGCATGGGACAGTGCATGCGAGCGTGACTCCCACGAGCAGGTCAACATGCACGCGTGTGACGGATTTTGTTTGATAGCCTGGTTTCGATTTGGTTATCTCGCACATATCAAAGGCTTTCTAGGCGTTGTTACCCAAAGGCCTTGTGAGCTCATTGTTTGtgccaaaccaaatattttatctCCTTTCCCAGTGATCTCCTGCAGTGCTACCCAGACCATGCAAGGATCATGAGCACACTACATCCTTACTTTTGCTTTCATTCACTGTTGATTAATTCATTCTTTGGTCCATACTTTCCATACTTGACAAATCTGAAAGATTTTAGAGTTTTACTAGGGCTGATAGGTTGAACGTCCCCCATGGAAGCGACTCTGTTGGTAGATTCATTGACTTCCTGGGATTGAAGAAATTGAATATTCACACTCTGGACTTGTTTTGAAAATTGTCATTTCCATTATTGCTGGATATAATGCCTTGTCTTGTGTTCATAGAGAAACCTGACTCGGGTTCTTTGGAAGTTATTATTATTACAGGAGAGTATATCTGACTAGATGCCATGGGGCTGTTTGTGGGGAGCACCTTGTCACCAAGCGCGTGGAGGAGCTCTTTGCCCCTGCCTCCTCTTTCCAGGAACTGATGGctgcttcctcctctcctcccagCGGATGTACATGGTGAGCTTCTCTCGCGTTAACACTCCACGGCCATGATCTAGCTGTTGATACAGAGCTGGAGCTGAACCACAGCAGGTAGAGTACAATATGCCATGATCATCACTCTTTCCAAGCTCATGAACTGAGACATGTTTACCTCTTAGCTGATATTTGTCTTGTCATCTTGGACTGAACCGAGGAAGATAGCTCATGTAGTGGATTCAGAATAATGGCAGTCTGTGGGTCATGAAACTgataagagatatgaagtcttgtGATTTCATGTACATCAAACTAGCATCTTTTGTTAACAAAATTATATCTGTCTGTTGTGCTTTCGAAGTTGAGATACACTAGTTTCTTGTGGGTCATGAAATGCAAGAGATGTAAATCATTGTGATGTGGTGTCTAGCATACCTTTGCACAAAATTATAGATGTAAAATTTTATCCCAGTGGATGTGTATGTTTTTGTTTTCTAAGTTGAAACATCCTGTTTTTGACTCTGATATAAGGTATAAGGCTGTTGAGACAAGTGGACTTTCTTATATGTGTTGATGCTTTGTTTAGACTTAATAACATGCCTGATGACATGTTTCTGCAGAAAATGGAACAAGAGAAGTGGAAGAAGCTCGCACACAAGGTATGCCAACATGCAATTCCGTGAACCACTGAACTGAGCAGCGTTGATGTTTTATTTCCATTATTCTTCTCTGCTCATGATGGCGTGTACAACAAATTAGCATCCTTGCGGGAAAAGTTATAGATGGCCGATTGATATGTATGTTTAAGCTTCCTAAGTTGGAATGCACTACTCTCTGTATTTTTTCTGTGTGGGTCATGAAACTGACAAGAGATGTGAAGTCTTGTGATGTCATCTACAACAAATTAGCATCTTCATTAGAAAAGTTACATATGTCCATTGGATACCTATGTTTTAGCTTTCTAAGTTGACATGCACTAGTTCTGTGTGGGTCATGAAGCAGGCAAGAGATGTAAATTTCTGTGATACCTTGTAGAGCAAATGAGCATCCTTCTGCACAAAATTATATGGCCAGTGGGTGTGCATGTTTTAGTTTTATAAGTTGAGATACACTACTACGTATGTCATGGAATGGACAAGAGCTGTAAATTGTTGCTTTGTGTTTCATGGAACTGACGAGAGCTTTTAATTGTTCTGTGTGGTTGTTGATGTTTTATCCATAATTCTCTGCTCATGATGCCATGTAAATCAAATTAGCACCCTTATGTATATATGCCCAATGGATATGTATGTTTTAGCTTCCTAAGTTGAATTGCACTAATATATATGTTCTGCATGGGTCGTGAAATTGGCATCCAGCAAATTAGCATCCTTATTAACAAAGTTATATATGTCTGTTGGATACCTATGCTTTTGCTTTTGAAGTTATGATACACTAGAGATCTGAATCATTGTGGTTACTGCTTAGCTGCTATGTGCCCATTTTCTGTGGAAAACTGACACATGTTTGAGTTGGTGCTCTCTGAGATAATATAGTACCCAGTAAAAAATAATTTTTAAAGCCAAATAATATGCTTTCTTGAACTAATAATAGCTGGCAATATTTGCAGATCGGCATGCGTGTGGCTACAAGAAACATCATCCACATGCAGAGCAGAAAGCTTAAGCCGTACACTAGAAATTTGACAAGTATGTCCAAACACGATCTGAATTGGAGGAGAACCAAATGAAATAGTACAGATGGGAGGAGGACCAGATTGCGTCGATGAAGGAGTACATCACGTGTTTTGGGCATGGGTCTGCCAAGATGGCACGGCAGACTCAGAGCAAGGATAAGACGCTCGCAAGAGGTCTCATCTTCGTCCAGCTCTCCACCATCACTGTGTGACGGCGACATTGTGGTTCTGCCTCGGCTACAAACAGTAAGGTTTCGCTACTTTAGGCTAGATACTACATTGTTCTGCTCGTGTATACTCGTTGCAACTAGCTATTGCAAGGCGTGATCCCCTGATGTGGTCTGCTTATGCACACAGGTGCAGGATAGAGCCGCCATGTGGTATGCGCAGTGATTCTTCTTCCACTCGAAGCCTTCCGCGCTGCGTGTCCGGTGCCCCGATTTCTCTTCCACTCCGGAATAGCTAATGGTAAGCCACTGGTCCCCTccgctactctctctctctctctctctcatgttgtgCGTGTCCACTAGAGATGGCAATGGATACCCATTACCCACTTAccctgcgggtaaaaaccctattagggcaaGGGTATGTGTCAAAAAATACCCATGGGTACATAAATAGGAAAATTTCATACCCATCGGGCATAGTGGGTACGGGTATGGTTTAGTATAACCCATACCCATGTACCCGCATATATTTTAACAAATAAGCCTTATATATTATTTATTCACATATTAAACATATTATATGTACATAAATCCCACGACCCTACAAAGACCTCATCATGCATTCATGTTAGGCCACTGCACCACAATAGCTAGCCCACAAACGAGTGTGCGTTGCTTTCAAGATGTGTTGTTGTTTATGAATTATTATTATAAGTTGTTGTTTATGACTATGTAATGCTCAAATTGATGTGTTGCAAATCTGGGTAattttacccgcgggtacccatttACCCTGATGGGTGACGGGTATGGAAAACATTATACCCATCaacgggtatgggtacgggtgatgGGTAAGGTTTGGGAtgacgggtaagggtatggggtggcttcacccgtacccaaaccctgcgggtgccatcaCTAAATGGAGGCGCGATGTGCTCCTCTTCTCTGGCGACTGCGTGTGGAGAAAAGGTAGGGGAGATGGGGTTGACCAGTAGCGCCGTCTCGGCCCTAGGACACATGGcacctgacagtgggccccaggtgTCAGGTTTTCAGTTAAACGACTCTAATCCAGCTATCATCGTTTCTTGAAAACTGTCACCACAATGTTgttggttttttgaaaaaaaaaacaaatgatgGCCGTTTTCTGAATTAGGGTCCCCAATTGTGGTGTTTTTTTTGCAATTTGCTCGAGTGTTCATACTGGAAAATTTTGTGGAGGAATTTCTGCCAGAAATCTGCATTTTGCAAGAAAAACGATTTATCGCGTGAAAAAAATCGTCGGATTCGTCCCCTAGCTCATTAGAATTCTTTCCATTCCCAAGGCAGACAGCCTGCCAACACATAGGACACGCCAGGAAATAAAAAAACCCCGCAATGCTCCACTATCCCGCATCCGTCAATGTATTATACCAATATCAAACAATATACGATTTACAGATTTTTTTTAATTAAAGTCTCCTCCTCTTGCCCGGATTACTTCCTCTTgattaaggatggcaatgggtagggtacgggcaaggtagagcaataccatacccatacccgtatagtcagtgggtacaaaactctacccatacccgtacccatgggtatgaaactttacccatacccatacccgacgggtacccatacccatacccgacgggtacccatacccattggTACCCAACGGGTAGAACAAATAGTACATAAGTTGTTCACAATTTTATGCTCATTGATAGCATATTTGACAAAAAAAATCAATTATCTCAGCTCAATAACATGCAGATGAGTAAATGACATATATCAAAATTTAAAAATCACAACATACTCTTAATTCAATAGGAGTAGACACGTCACATGACAAATTAATGACTAACTGATGACAACTTACCATTAGTTCACAAACGGGCAGGGTATGGGTATACCCGCGGGTACAAGGTTATACCcgtaccctacccatgacttaatgggtagggtatgggtactacccatgggtataaaagtgtgtccataccctgcccatgcgggtacggtacccgcgggtacccgtacccgtgggtaaaattgccatccttactcTTGATGGTTACTTTTCCCCCGGTGTTCTTCGGCAAATCTAGCATGGGGCAATTTGCCATGAGGTGTTGGAACCCGTCGGTTACCACGACTGTATCCATGACTTCCCGCGACGACGATATAAACTCTAGGCATGCATCCTTTAGCTGGTCAGAGTTGTGATGAGTTGCTAGTGCCAATGTGCTCATGACTGTGCTCGCGTCGATGTTTCTGCACAACCTCTTTTCGCACATCACCTTCAACCTGTCCAGCCCGTACCGGACCGCACCGACTAGCAAATGCTGCATCGTGGCTGCATCGTAATCGCCTTCACCACACGGCGGCAGTGAATCCGTGTAGACGTAATGCAGAAGCATCTCGAAGATGGCTGGCTCCATGTCGGCAATCTCTACGCACCGTGTGTCCTTATCCATCATCGGGCCAAAGAGCGATTCGAAGACGGGCGACCGTGCGGCAAGCATGAACCTGTGCGCGCTGAACTCCCTGCCGCCCACGAGGAGCGTGATGTCGGTGCCTCTCCCGTTCTTGAGGGCGCGGTGGAGGCGGCCGGACAGCTCCGGTGGAGGGTCCACGATAAGGTATCTCTTGCACTCCGCTGGTGGTTCTTTGATCACGGCGAGAACGCATCTTATCGTTAGGAGGCGAGATGACGATTTCAGCTTCGATTTCTCGACAAATTTGGGAAATCCCAGGCTATCATTTTCTACCCCTGTAGAAAAGATGAACTCCGGTACCTGATGGGTTGCTTGTACGTTGCCTTGATCGTTCAGCATGGTGAAGGTCAAGTTTGtcctcacctcgtccttggcctgGCTAAGATAACACAAGAAGGCCGACGCGTGCCCTGCACAGTCCTCGTCGTCTCCGTCCGGGTAGAACACGATGTTCCAGTCGTAGCCGCCGACGGCGAACGTGCTCGAGCTAATGTACTTTCTGACACGCATGCCTCCGAGTAGCGGATAGTTGGTCACCTGGAAATCGTGCGTCACGCTCTCCACGACGTGCCTTGACGACGTATCGGGTGCCCGGAGGCCTTCGCCGGGATCAACTGCAGCGGCCGCGTTGTGAGCCATGGCGAACGAAAGCGGCAGCGGGTATTGTTAGCAACCCTCCACGGGTGGGCCGTGGGCTGGCATGAGAGGGTCGGGCCTAGCATCCAGGCCATGGAGCCAGCGACTACAAATACTTGAAAGGGTGGATCGAGCAGGTCATCTGGTTGGATCACGACTGAAACGGCGCGGCGACTTCCTCTCCCACCTCTGGCTCTCCTCCTCAATCTCCTTGTTCTTGCTTGTTCATGTAATCTAGCTACCCAAATCCTTGTATCTGTAAGTGATTCGTGATATCTGTAGAGAGACCCTAACACTTGGTATTCAGAGCCAaaatttttcccaccacctcccaCCCGATTGAGCAATGGAGCCGGCGACCAAGCAGGACCTGAAGGATCTCCTGAAGGAGTTCCGAGAGAGCATGAAGGAGAGCATCAGGGAGGCTGTCGCGGTCGGGTTCGGCAACTCGAAGCCGGCACTCGAGCAGGCGACCACCTCGACCTCTTCTCAGTTCCTTGCCATGGACGCCTCCGATGACAAGGATCTGGCACCTGCGTGCTCCAGCCCCGAACAGGGCACGCACGCCCTCGACTTCGCCCCAACGACCACCATCGACGTCCTTCCCGGGCTCGACATTGACGCCACGGGCGTTGCTGCACCAACGCCCACAACCTGCTCGACGGATGGCCTCATCCACAGCACCGATGGAGACGATAGGATAGAGGCGTCGAAGGCTGCTTGGGGTTCGCCTACGCCCTTCACCGCGCGTCCAGGGGACTCGCCAACACCAATGAGTGAGCCATCTCTCGGCCTTGCACTCGGTGCGCTGGCGCAGACCAAGTGTTTGACAGAATGCTCAGGTCAAGTTGATGCGTCCGTCACGGCCAGTGTTATCTTAGCGACTGCTGGCTGCATGCCCACTACCTGTTCGACCGAGTGGGTCACCCATGCTGACAGTCGCATCATCGACTTGTCGTCAACAACCCTACCCATTCGGCTCGCAGCTACAGCGGTGCATCGTTCGTGGGTGCAGACAGTGCCACCGCACCCACCGGACCTGAGGTTATTTTTTTGGTGGGACCATGGGTGTCTAATGAGTGGCCGTGGTGATTTGGAAAGAGTGATTCATCCTAGCCCAAATGAAAGTTTATGCACAAGGCAATGTCAAGAGGTAAAACTCTCGTGTCTGTTTCATGGGATGTCTATTTCTTGGCAATGGTTGGTACACTGGCTAGTCTATGGAGTTGATTTACGTCAAATTCCGTGTCCATCATTTTCAAATGGTGAGCCACCAGATGTGGATTGTTCCAGTGTTGCCAATTGGGACCCCCATGTGCCTATTTCTGTTGATGACAAGTTCCTGAAGCATCTGTTTCTAAGTGTTCAAGTGCATGACAGTGGAATGGTTGTAGTTCCCTCTCTGACCTTGATACCACTCCTTACTGTACTTGAGGCACCATTCACAATCCATGGAGGGTTTCTTCTCATAGATGGCCTCTGGGGCTGGTCACTACATCTGCTCGGTCGCGTAAGGAAGATATCCGATGATAAGCGAGATGCCCAATGTAGTTTGGTCTATCTTAAGTTACAGCAACATGGATTGTTTGTTGTACATCTTACTATGCTGATGCACTTGCTTTTGAGTGGGGCTACAACCATATTTCTTACAGACAACTTCTAGAGATCTGTTGCAAGCGACTGAAGTGTAAATGGAGAATACAATCTGGGCTAGTACAGACCACATTCAGCCGAATTGGTGCAGTAACCAGTGGAACAATGGGACTGTTGGTTGTGCAATTACCAGAGTGTATTGATGA
This region of Triticum aestivum cultivar Chinese Spring chromosome 2D, IWGSC CS RefSeq v2.1, whole genome shotgun sequence genomic DNA includes:
- the LOC123055967 gene encoding BTB/POZ and MATH domain-containing protein 1-like: MAHNAAAAVDPGEGLRAPDTSSRHVVESVTHDFQVTNYPLLGGMRVRKYISSSTFAVGGYDWNIVFYPDGDDEDCAGHASAFLCYLSQAKDEVRTNLTFTMLNDQGNVQATHQVPEFIFSTGVENDSLGFPKFVEKSKLKSSSRLLTIRCVLAVIKEPPAECKRYLIVDPPPELSGRLHRALKNGRGTDITLLVGGREFSAHRFMLAARSPVFESLFGPMMDKDTRCVEIADMEPAIFEMLLHYVYTDSLPPCGEGDYDAATMQHLLVGAVRYGLDRLKVMCEKRLCRNIDASTVMSTLALATHHNSDQLKDACLEFISSSREVMDTVVVTDGFQHLMANCPMLDLPKNTGGKVTIKNFWQKFLHKIFQYEHSSKLQKKHHNWGP